The Spinacia oleracea cultivar Varoflay chromosome 2, BTI_SOV_V1, whole genome shotgun sequence DNA segment ATAGGCGTTCTATATACATATGAATAGAGGACGCGGGTCTCATCTAACCGTTCTCTATTCCCTTCCTTAAATCAGAAATTATTGAAAGAATAGAGAACGGTTGAGACACATAATTGTTATCTATTTATTAAAATAGACGACAGCTTGCCTAGATAGGCGTACTCTATTCTTCCTTTTTTACATAGACATAGAGGACGGTTTTCTTAGATAAGCGTCCTCTATTCcaccattttttaaaaaaatatatatacgtaTTTTTTTGCATAAACAagcattaaatatattaaaaaataacgTACATTTTACAAGTTACTCTAATGTGTTTACAAAAtggaaagggaaaaaaaataaatcaggCAATACCCTTCCCTTTTTTCGTACAGGTTAAGTAATCAAGCAAAGAAAATCAGCTCGTGGTGTTCTTGAATGAGCCAGCTGCACATTAGTAGGAGCAGCAGCACTTCAGCTTGCACTCCGGAATATATTCCCTGAAATTCTTCTTGCTCAAGCGCCGCAGTTGATGCTGCCAGTGTGTGTTCAGTGGTCTCGATCTTCTTGAGGAGCTGAGCTTCTGTGGTTTCATTCAGCGCATCTCTCCTCTCTATTACCTGTGTGAGTATCATGACAAAGGAGTTTAATGCTAGTGCTACAGCTGCAGGAGTACACAAATACTAATACACATCATAGTTGAATTCTTAGACTAGAAAAGAAACTAGCCCTGCTACTTCGAAACCCCAAGAAGTTTAAATCATACTCAACCCATTAAGTTTGCACAACTAAATGCCTAAACAACGGGTGTTTTATTAACCTAACTGAATAACTAAAAATCAGTAATACAGTCAAAATGACCTCAACATTTTTCACTACGTACGGTACTGGTCCATCAGAGAGGACTGCATGAATTTTTCCCATAACCTGGCAGAAGGCAAACTAAAATTAAACTAGTTACTTTGGAGTTTTCATTGCAGTTGTCGAAATAAATACTCTACGCTTAAATCCTACACTCGAGAGCATGATGCGCATCCTTCAATCACGAAaatgaacaaaaaaaacaacagaAAATTACAATGTAACTCTTCTGCAACTAAATAGGGCATATACCAATCAGCAATACAAGCTTTAAGGCTTCGGTGAGGCGGTGCCCTAGATCCTTCCTTCTATCTTTAGAATCTTCTGCAGAATAAAATGCCGGACTTTAATAAAAGCTTTGAGCTGGATAATTTGAGCCATAATGCAACGAAACTGGCCTTCACATTATGCCGTGAATGAGAAGAAGAAAGGTTGAAAAGGCTAATATAAACAAGGTAAGGGTGTCCCCTCAGAGCTCAGACCCAACCCTTTTATTATCCCAATCGCACCAGGGGTGGAAAGATAGATAGAGGGGCCAAGGAGACAATAACAAGTCTAACCTAGAAAAACCACAACAAAAGTTTATAACAAGGATCAGTATGCATTAAGAGTACTACTAATTGCTCCATTCTTTTTAAAAGTAATTTCTATTtagacaaaaaaacaaaaacaaaatccaGAGAGGTTCCCGAATGTCTAATTCAATATCAGACTACTGAACCAACCTTTTTAACTCATGCCTGTTACTGACCTTACTGTAAAATATTATCTTCATTTGTGACTAAATATACCCCTGAATGTCATTTGCAAACTGTAATTGTccttaaaaaaaggaaaaagtaaAGAGAGACAGAGAGAGGACAAAGCCTTTGATAAAGCCAAACCGAGATGATAAATATTTACCGCCAGAATATTCAGAAAAAATATTGGTTTCACATTTCAAAACTACCCCATGACATCAAACAAAGTAGTTCTTAGTTTAAAGACAATCAACATTCAAGACTGGACAACTTTCATTGATCAGTGTCTGGTAAATGATAACAACATCACAACAGGCATCCAAGCATGCTCTAAATAAATCAAGTAATATAACCTTAAAGACCAAATTACTGACTGAAACCAGGTACATAATTGGTTTACACAGCCAACCTTAGAATGCTAATGTCAAGAAAAGAACTGATGATTAAAATGCCACAGATTACCTTAAATCACCGAGAATGAAAAAGATTTTATACTTAGATTCACCATATCGGTATATCTGATATTCTGATGCTCACAAGATCAAAGACTGCAGTAACAAAGTGGCATAAAGACAGCCAAGGTTTCGAAATAACCAAACTATCAAACATTTCTAACCTGAAAGCAGGTACTTTTAAGAGGCTGCAAGGCATGGAATGCATTTGCAAAAGCTGACAAAACCTGGAAAAACAAACCACCGTTAACCAAAACAGGAAAAAGTATCAATAGAGTGAGCAGTAAATGCTCGCAGCGGAGGGGAGCTGATTACAGTGGCAACCAAGATGTACTTGGAAATTAACACCTTCATGCACAGATTCTAACGATCCAAAGTCTAACAACCAAAGTttagaatccaacctttggTAAGAGAAAGAGTTTGCTTGATCTTTGATCCACTGGAGAATGCTACAAAAACAACAAGATTTGAAGTTAAAGACAGTGCAATACAGTAAGAGAAAATCGCAAGGGAAAAGCAAAAATATCTTCAAGATTGAATATACTGATTTAGCGTAAATATCAATGGCGAGGAAGGACTGCACTTGGGGTGGAGTGTATTGCATCACCTCACCAAAATGTGACACAAAGATTTCCTGGAACACAAGATCAATTATGCATATGGTACTAAatacaataataaataaatattaaaccAAAACTCTAAAATGGAAATAACATTCACCAAAGAACCCGGAAGAAGCGGTCTGTTATGTCATCTCCTCCGAGTAAACCATTTTGATGTAGCTGTAAAATGAATATTATACATTGAGAATCAGTGCCAAGAGAAAGTTCAGACAGCCGGTACCTTTCTGCAAAAAGTAGAGAAACCTGCACAAGCAATTGACCGAACACTGTAAAATCTAACTTGTAGATGATGTGATCATCTGCTAGGTCTAacacataaaaatttatttattataaataaTTTCAGTAGCAGCATCACAAAGCACCATCAACTATGATATGACAAAAGAGAACTATGACTCAGCGGAACAAACCAAGTATCTCCATTCATCTAAGACGCACTAAGATGCAGCAGTCATCTGATCATGTTTCCTCATCTACTTGCGAAATATGGATCCCTCAGAGGAGTTACTAATGACGCTTTCATTCCTTTTTTCAGAAGGTTAAAATGTTTAGAAAGAGGTACCGCTAGCTAAACAGGACGGTGGATTGAACGACCATCAAGATTGTGGTTCTGGTGCTTTGCGTGTACTGTTGGGTGGCCTGCAGCTGTTCATCTTGAAGCGCAAAAACACAGCCTCCAGACTTCTTAGACAGAGAATCATTTACATAGGATTGCAGGATTCAAATAGCTATTATACCCATGAATAACAATTTCAGTTACGCATGCCACAGAACCAACTAAATTGGGTTACAGCCTGAAACTTACTCAATTATAACTAAACACATgttttatttataaatattaaaaacaACCAGCAATTTCATCCTCTCACGTGCCTCCTTCACCCTCTTAGTTGGAAACCTTCATTACAACCGAAGCTTCAGCTTTACAGATTCCAGTTAACAGGTGTTAGGTAGTTAATTCGCCTACACGATCACCTCTTTTAAAAACAATTGAAGCACTCTTACCCCTTCCTGCAAGTTCAGAACTGGTAGTACAGATCTTTAAAGTAGTCCCCCCTGTCCAGGGAGAGGCACCTGGTAAGATAGCTGTGTGGGTACTTACCAATTTCAATAGTGCATTTGGTATACATTGGTAAGTCTGTAAATTAACATTTCTATACTACGGTGTTCAGTACACAGTTTATGAGAGAatgttataaaaaaatatatcagtTATATATTATGGGATAATATTTGAAACTTAGTAGCTTCAGCTTTACAGATTCCAGTTAACAGATTTTAAGGGTTCACAATTCCGTTTAATTGCACACATTATATGATGAAAGAGAGGAGTTCAGAAGGCAGGGAGAGAGAGACCTATAAACATGGAAACGACTCCAAATCGGCAATC contains these protein-coding regions:
- the LOC110778031 gene encoding uncharacterized protein; translation: MQYTPPQVQSFLAIDIYAKSHSPVDQRSSKLFLLPKVLSAFANAFHALQPLKSTCFQVIERRDALNETTEAQLLKKIETTEHTLAASTAALEQEEFQGIYSGVQAEVLLLLLMCSWLIQEHHELIFFA